Proteins from a genomic interval of Amycolatopsis sp. cg13:
- a CDS encoding Gfo/Idh/MocA family protein — protein MTHRIALVGTGNMGSLHARVLSQNDRVDLARVIDPREEAGRAVADRYETQWTPEIGSLSDVDAVVLASATEVHYELAQEILGQGKPMLVEKPVCNSLEFSQEIVALSAKKDVPLMCGLLERYNPAVMTARALVNEPVHLMARRHGPYAPRIKTGVAWDLLVHDVDLAIQFFGGATPGRVTSSAGYFHPQSVTGAEDTIETVLSFPTGLATVSASRLAQRKVRSLMVSELDRMVEIDLLRRDVTIYRHVSHDSVTPDGLGYRQQTVIEIPELVTAREPLATQLDRFVDLLEGKVDADVERALILPSHEVVAQVLAEAA, from the coding sequence ATGACGCACCGCATCGCACTCGTCGGCACCGGCAACATGGGCTCGCTGCACGCGCGCGTCCTGTCGCAGAACGACCGGGTGGACCTGGCCCGCGTGATCGACCCGCGCGAGGAAGCGGGCCGCGCGGTCGCCGACCGCTACGAAACCCAGTGGACGCCGGAAATCGGCTCACTGTCCGATGTGGACGCTGTGGTGCTCGCCTCGGCCACCGAGGTGCATTACGAGCTGGCACAGGAGATTCTCGGCCAGGGCAAGCCCATGCTGGTCGAGAAGCCGGTGTGCAACAGCCTCGAGTTCTCGCAGGAAATCGTTGCCCTGTCGGCAAAGAAGGACGTCCCGCTGATGTGCGGGCTCCTGGAGCGCTACAACCCGGCCGTGATGACCGCGCGGGCGCTGGTGAACGAACCGGTGCACCTGATGGCGCGCCGGCACGGCCCGTACGCGCCGCGGATCAAGACCGGCGTCGCGTGGGACCTGCTGGTGCACGACGTCGACCTGGCGATCCAGTTCTTCGGCGGGGCGACGCCGGGCCGGGTCACCTCCAGCGCGGGGTATTTCCACCCGCAGTCGGTCACCGGGGCCGAGGACACCATCGAGACGGTGCTGTCGTTCCCCACCGGCCTGGCCACGGTGTCGGCTTCGCGGCTGGCTCAGCGCAAGGTCCGGTCGCTGATGGTGTCCGAGCTGGACCGCATGGTGGAGATCGACCTGCTGCGCCGCGACGTGACGATCTACCGGCACGTCTCGCACGATTCGGTCACTCCCGACGGTCTCGGCTACCGGCAGCAGACCGTGATCGAGATCCCGGAATTGGTCACCGCGCGCGAGCCGCTGGCGACCCAGCTGGACCGGTTCGTGGATCTGCTGGAGGGCAAGGTCGACGCGGACGTCGAGCGCGCGCTGATCCTGCCGTCGCACGAGGTTGTGGCGCAGGTTCTGGCCGAGGCCGCCTGA
- a CDS encoding SigE family RNA polymerase sigma factor, whose product MRGDDEFADFVRSCSARLTHAAYLLTGDRHQAEDAAQTAFTRTYAAWPRVRRKNPYAYARRVLANHVIDIWRRPIREYATEEMPEPPKVPDISHAVADREWLSDALARLTARERAVVVLRHFFDLPEHQVAEELGVSVGTVKSTNSRALAKLRVDGDALVGEVSA is encoded by the coding sequence GTGCGCGGGGACGACGAGTTCGCCGACTTCGTGCGGTCCTGTTCCGCGAGGCTCACGCACGCCGCCTACCTGCTCACCGGCGACCGTCACCAAGCCGAGGACGCCGCGCAGACCGCCTTCACTCGCACATACGCGGCCTGGCCTCGGGTCCGGCGGAAGAATCCCTACGCCTACGCCCGCCGCGTGCTGGCCAATCACGTCATCGACATCTGGCGCCGCCCGATCCGCGAATACGCCACCGAGGAGATGCCGGAACCGCCGAAGGTTCCCGACATCTCGCACGCCGTCGCGGATCGGGAATGGCTTTCCGACGCATTGGCCCGGCTCACCGCCCGGGAACGCGCGGTCGTCGTGCTCCGGCATTTCTTTGATTTGCCGGAACACCAAGTCGCCGAGGAATTGGGCGTGTCCGTCGGCACGGTCAAGAGCACCAATTCGCGCGCGCTCGCGAAGTTGCGTGTCGATGGCGATGCGCTCGTCGGGGAGGTGAGCGCGTGA
- a CDS encoding Uma2 family endonuclease codes for MIRARSADLRVLPALVDWARFPENPEVRTEVVDGVLAPSPRPMWFHLRSVTRLAFLLDEQLCPEMSAGAEAELLLCESPLTIRVPDVVVTSAEVAEANPARIAAADAELVVEVLSPGTKHVDLGAKLFEYADAGTEH; via the coding sequence TTGATCCGCGCGCGCAGCGCTGACCTTCGCGTCTTGCCGGCTCTTGTTGATTGGGCACGTTTTCCGGAGAACCCAGAGGTCCGGACTGAGGTCGTTGACGGAGTTCTCGCCCCGTCGCCGCGTCCGATGTGGTTCCACCTGCGGTCAGTGACGCGGTTGGCGTTCCTCCTCGACGAGCAGCTCTGCCCGGAGATGAGCGCCGGTGCCGAGGCGGAGCTGCTTCTGTGTGAGAGCCCGCTGACGATCCGCGTCCCGGATGTCGTCGTGACCTCGGCTGAGGTCGCGGAAGCCAACCCGGCACGCATCGCGGCGGCCGACGCCGAGTTGGTGGTCGAGGTGCTGTCTCCGGGCACGAAGCACGTCGACCTGGGCGCGAAGCTGTTCGAATACGCCGATGCCGGGACCGAGCACTAA
- a CDS encoding DegT/DnrJ/EryC1/StrS family aminotransferase, whose translation MIPITVVDVRAAEDLVVEVLRSGAIAQGPMVKRFEDAFAHVSGTKHAIAVNNGTTALVASLQALDLQPGDEVVTSPFTFVATLNAILEAGATVRFADIRRDDFAIDPDAVAAAVGPRTKVLMPVHLYGQTADMGKLAPLAAEHGLHVVEDSAQAVGASFEGRKAGSYGIGCFSLYATKNVTTAEGGVITTDDDALADKLRVMRNQGMKARYQYEMAGHNYRMTDLHAAVGIPQLEKLDQLTAARQANAKRLSEGLAGTPGLEVPQVLPGREHVWHQYTVLVGPHAMLSREEFASALTERGIGNGIYYPKIVFDYECYRGHPLIPDARVEDFPVAGAVAAQALSLPVHPHLTESELDQIIETVREVLGA comes from the coding sequence ATGATCCCCATTACCGTGGTCGACGTCCGTGCTGCGGAGGACCTGGTCGTCGAAGTGCTGCGATCCGGCGCTATCGCCCAGGGCCCGATGGTCAAACGTTTCGAGGACGCGTTCGCGCACGTCTCCGGGACCAAACACGCCATCGCCGTGAACAACGGGACGACCGCGCTGGTCGCGTCACTGCAGGCACTCGACCTGCAGCCCGGCGACGAGGTCGTGACCTCGCCGTTCACCTTCGTCGCGACGCTGAACGCGATCCTGGAAGCGGGCGCGACCGTGCGGTTCGCCGACATCCGCCGCGACGATTTCGCGATCGACCCGGACGCCGTCGCGGCCGCCGTCGGCCCGCGCACCAAGGTGCTGATGCCGGTGCACCTGTACGGGCAGACCGCCGACATGGGCAAGCTCGCGCCGCTGGCCGCGGAGCACGGGCTGCACGTGGTCGAGGATTCCGCGCAGGCCGTCGGCGCCTCGTTCGAAGGCCGCAAGGCCGGTTCGTACGGCATCGGCTGCTTCTCGCTGTACGCGACGAAGAACGTGACCACCGCCGAGGGCGGCGTGATCACCACGGACGACGACGCGCTCGCCGACAAGCTGCGCGTGATGCGCAACCAGGGCATGAAGGCCCGCTATCAGTACGAGATGGCCGGCCACAACTACCGGATGACCGACCTGCACGCCGCCGTCGGCATCCCGCAGCTGGAGAAGCTCGACCAGCTCACCGCGGCCCGGCAGGCCAACGCGAAGCGGCTGTCCGAGGGCCTCGCCGGCACGCCGGGCCTCGAGGTGCCGCAGGTGCTGCCCGGCCGCGAACACGTGTGGCACCAGTACACGGTGCTGGTCGGACCGCACGCGATGCTCTCGCGCGAGGAGTTCGCCTCCGCGCTGACCGAACGCGGCATCGGCAACGGGATCTACTACCCGAAGATCGTCTTCGACTACGAGTGCTACCGCGGGCACCCGCTGATCCCGGACGCCCGCGTCGAAGACTTCCCGGTGGCCGGAGCCGTTGCCGCGCAGGCGCTTTCGCTGCCGGTGCATCCGCACCTGACCGAGTCCGAGCTTGACCAGATCATCGAGACTGTTCGCGAGGTACTCGGCGCATGA